The Planctellipticum variicoloris DNA window GATCTCCTTCTCGACGAGCGGTTCGCGCCACAGGTCGGGATTGTTGAATAGCGCCAGGACGGCATCGTGAGCCGGCAGCACCTGGACTTCGAGCGCCCACCAGACCAGCAGCGGGAACCGGGGATCGTCGATGAACTCGGAGCGGTGCAGAAGATTGTTGACCACCGGCAGCCCCTGCTCCGCCGACAGTCGCTTGGCCGAGCAGGCAAGCTGGCAGAGGACTTCAATGTTCGCCTCGGTCCGGGCAGCGCTGGCCAGCGCACCCGCCAGCGCGGGCGAGACTTTTCCGTTGTCACAGAGGAGCCGGACGGTCCACTCCCGAACGGTTGGATTCTTCGCCTGTGTGAGTGCCTTGAGGGCGAGAGCTTCATCGGCTGCGAGACGGCCGTCGACCGCTGTAAGGCTGATGGTTTCGAGGGAATGCTCCGGCGCAAACTGCGGATCCAGCTTCGTCGCCGCAGCAACCTCCTGAGCCGGACGATCTTCCAGCAGGCGCAGAGACGTCTGCCGCAGCCAGCGGTTCGGCGAATCCAACCGATCGAGAAGTTCCCGCGTCGAAAGCTTCGCCAGATCCATCGGCTTCTTCTCCGGCTCTCGACGCTCAACGCTCAACCCTCGACGCTGAATTCGATAAATTCGCCCGTGATCCTTGTCGATGCCTCCCTGGTAGTTCGCCGTGTGGGCAAGTTGACCGTCGTACCAGTCGGCGACGTAGAGCGCGCCGTCGGGGCCGTCCTTGATGTCGACCGGGCGGAACCAGGAGTCGGCCGATTCGATCGCCATCCCCACGTCCTTCGTTTTGAACGTGCTGCCGACGGGAATCCGCTCGCTGATGATCACGTGGCTGGTGATCGGGTTCACGGCGAAGATTTTTCCCTGGTATCTCTCAGGCAGAGCGCCGCTTTCGTAGACGACGAAATTGTGCGTGAAGCGGGCGTAGTCGCCGTGCTCCATCGCGGGGAAGTAGCCGAACGAGTAGGGATTGCCCAGCGAGCCGTGCTTGCCGAAGCCCTTCTGCAAGTAGGCTCCCTGCATGTAGTGGAAGCCGCGAGTATTGCCGCCGTTGTGACCGGAGAAGATCCGCCCGTCGGCGTCGATCTCCACGCCGAACGCGTTGCCGCCTCCTTCGGAGAAGACTTCATACCGCTTCGATTCGGGGTGGTAGCGCCAGATGTTCTGGCCCTGCGTGAAGACGCCGTTCTTCTCGCCGGGACGTTTGACGTTGGCACTGACCGTGCTCCCCTGGGCGGCGTAGAGCCAGCCGTCCGGACCCCAGCGGAGGCTGTTGATGACCGAGTGCGTGTCTTCGAGGCCGAAGCCGGTCAGCAGGACTTCCGGATCACCGTCCGGGATGTCGTCGCGATCTTTGTCGGGATAGAACAGCAGGTAGGGCGGATTCAGCACGAATACGCCCCCCCGGCCCTGCGCAAACGCCGTCGCGATATTCAAACCGTCGACGAACGTCTTATGCGCGTCGAACTTGCCGTCGCCGTCGGTGTCTTCGTGAATGGTGATCTTGTCCCGGCCCTTGACGCCGTGGGGGGGCGGCTCGGGAACCTTGTCGTAGACCGCCCGCCACCACTGGTCCTTGCTGAGGAGCTTCAGCCCGGCGGGTTCCGGGTATTGCAGGTACTGCAGCACCCACAGCCGGCCGCGCTCGTCGAAGTTCATGAACAGCGGCTGCGCGACGAGCGGTTCCGACAGGACGAGCTCCACTTCCAGGTCGTCGGGGACCTTGAACAGGTCCATCGACTGCTGCGGCGTCAGCGGCTTGTCCTGCACCTGCCGGCGGATCACCGTCGCGAACGGGCTGAGCTTGGGAACCGGCCCCACGCTGTTAAAGTTGGGCAGCTCGGTGGGCGTTTCTTTCGCCCAGGCGAGATCGTCGCCGGTGCGGAACTGCCATTCGCCGGTCGTGGAGATCGCCTCGTTGCCGCCGATGAGGCTGGGGGCGATTCCCTTGAATCCGGCGTTGCCGTCGTGATCGTAGACCCGAATGGCGACGATGTTGGGGGCGTCGGTCTTGACGATCTCGGGCGGGACGACGTAGCGGTGCTGATTGGAGACGAGGCCGCTTTCGTACTCGGGGGGGAGCTTGCCGCTGACGCCGATTTTCACGCCGTTGAAGAAGGTCTCGCAGGCGTTGTCGACGTTTTCGACATACAGATACAGAGACCGGCTCTTCCAGGTCGCGGGCACGCTGATGCCGCATCGATACCAGGCAAAGCCGTCGTAGTCCCTCAGTCGCTGCGGATCGAGGTCATTCCACGTCCCCGGCACCTTCAGCGTTCGCCAGCCGCTGTCGGTCTTCGTCTGGCCTTCCGCTTTCTGCTTTCCGCTGTCCGCCGCCCAGGCAATGGCATTCTGCAGCAGCGCCACGAACTCCGGCCGCTGGAAGTCATCGATGTGGCCGAGCGAGGTGTAGAACGACTTGCCGCCATCTTTGCGAGTGAAGGTCCAGGCGACCGGTTCCTGCTGCTCGACGCCGGCGACTTTGCCGCGGATCAGTTCGGTGGCGCCGGGCTTCAGCGGGGAGGTCTGGTAGAGCCCGCCGCCACCGGTGAACTCAGCCTGCGGGATCCCCTTGAGGATCGGGTGATCCTTCGCTTCCGCCAGCGGCCACACCGTCGACTTGAGGTTGTGGCCGTGGTGATTCGAGTAGCTGCCGCCGAAGACGTCGGCGTCGAGCGTCGGCCAGTCGGCGAGACCCGCGGGGGCCGGCTGATTGCGGAGGTGGAAGGCATGGCTGGCGGTCCGGATGCCGATCACCGGTTTGCCGGCGGCGACGTACGACTTGATCAGCTCCATCTGGGCCGGAATCAGCGGTCGACGGCGGGCGCTGACAAACAGCACGTCGGCGTCCTTGATCGCTTCCAGGCCGGGGAATCTCGTCTTGGACTTTTCGTCGAGGAACAGCAGCGTAACCCGATAGTACTTGCCGAGATGTTCGGCGGCGAACTTGGGGAGCGTGGTTGCGGTCTGGTATTCCTCTTCGCCGAGCAGGATGGCGACGTGCGGGCGGGTATCGGTGGGGAAGCGGAAGGGCTCGCCCCCGGCGAGCTGGTCGCTGGTGATCGTCGGGCACCAGAACTTTTCGATGTGATCGACGACCAGGTCGGTCCCGGTGAAGTGGCTGACGAAGGGGGCCTTCGCCGGGTTGTACATGGTGTCGGTCAGGTCGCGGACCAGGGCGACGTTGAGTCCCTGGTAGACCATCTGGCGGATGGAAAACGGCCGGCCGAGGACGCACATGTTGGTGTGGACGCCCATCACGAGGACGTTCTCGATTCTCCGCTGCCGCATCAGATAATAGGCCTCGGCGGAATCGGTGATGGCGTCTTCGTCGCGGATCTCGATGGCGGCGATCTGGCGAGACCAGGCTTTATAGTTCTTGACCGGTTCGTCGCAGTCGCAACCGCCGTCGGTATCGTCGATTGGCAGAGCCGGTTCGCGCTCTGGATCGATCCGGCACCAGCGTTCGAGGGGTCGTTTCGCTTCAACAACCGGGGCCGCCTGAGCCCGTTTGCGGGCGGGGTGATCTTTGTAGAAGTCGAGCGTGTCGCTGGGGCAGTGGATGATCAGCACCCCCTGCTTGCGGGCGGCGGCGACGACTTCGTTCATGCGGCCCGCCATCTGGCCGACGCGCAGGGTCGAATTGGGACACCAGTGCTTGTCCCACATGTCGCAGATGACAAGGGCGGTTCTGGCGGGATCCCACGTGGCCGGCTTCTCGACCGCGTTCCAGCCCTGGACGGCGGGGCCGACTTGCTCTTTTGCGCGCAGGGAGAGCTTGAGGGGTTCGGCGGCGTTCGCCGCGACCGTGACCAGTAGTGCCGAGAGCCAGACCGAGCGCGTGAACCAGGACATCCGCGAACCTCCCCTGCAAGGACAAAGCATGCACGCATTCTGATGCGTGCGGCAGGTCTTTGCCAGCGGGAGGGGGGGGAATCGTTGATGGTCGATGGTTGATCGTTGATGGCCGGAATGGAATGCCGGAGCCTCCGATTTCCAACCATCGACGATCAACCATCAACGATCAACGATCAACGAAAAAACGCGGAGCGGGCCTGTAAGCCGGGTTCTGTCGAGGACGACCATTTCTCTAGGGCGGCAGTTGCCTGCCGCCTCGAGCAACCTACCCGGAGACTGGGTACGGGCCGGACCGACCCGTGGCGCGGCGAACCGCGCTCTGCCTCCTGCTTGGTCTTGCTTCCGGTGGGGTTTACCGAGCCGGACCGGTCGCCCGGCCCGCTGGTGCGCTCTTACCGCACCGTTTCACCCTTACCTCGCCCGTCTTGCGACGGTCGATCGGCGGTTTGTTTTCTGTGGCACTGTCCCGGTCCTTGCGGACGGTGGGCGTTACCCACCACCGTGTCCTGTGAAGCCCGGACTTTCCTCCCCGGAACCTCGCGGTCCCGCAGCGGTCGTCCAGCCCGCTCCGCAGATCCACTGTAGAGACTCGGCGCGGGGGATGATAGGTCGGGAGGAGTTGGTGATTGGTTCTTTGGGATTTGTCAGTGGTCAGTGGTCAGTGGCGGGAATGCGGCGCTGGATGCGTCCGGCAGGTCTTCCATTTTTTCCTCGTTCCCAGGCTCCCGCCTGGGAACGCCCTCTTCCGAGGCTCCGCCTCGTCCGCCTGACCTCCGACGAGGCGCCACCAAGAGGACGCGGAGCGTCCAAAGATTGCGTTCCCAGGCTCCCGCCTGGGAACGAGGTGAATCCGCGAACTTTCCGTGAATCCTGGTCGGCGACGGGATTGGAACGGGGCCGGCAGCGTGGCGTCCGGGAAGAATTTGTGGTACGCCATAAGGACGTGTTTATCCCGACGGGCGAACCTGCAGGACGGTCCGGGGCTCCTTGCACACGGAACGTCTCCGCTGGCGTTGTCTCCACAACGAGCGCCACGGGAGTCGACGTTTCTCAAGGGATTGAACCGTGACCGCAGTCCTGCAACGTCCGACGCTGGTGCTGAACCGCTGCTGGCAGCCGGTGGGCGTGGTCCCCGTGGCCCGCACACTGAGCCTCGTCTGCGCCGGGACGGCCCGGATCGTCGATCACGACTACCAGCTCTATTCGTGGGCCGACTGGGCGAGCCTGATCCCCGCGGACGACGAGCCGTTCATCCAGGGAGTCGGTTTCCGACTGCGGGTGCCGGAAGTCATTTCACTGACGCGGTACGACCGGCAGCACCGCGGCTCGGTGCCGTTCTCCCGGCGGAACCTGTACCGGCGCGACCGGTTCACCTGCCAGTACTGCGGCAGCCGTCCGGGGACCACCGAACTGACCATCGACCACGTCGTCCCGCGGTCGCACGGCGGCCTGTCGACGTGGGTCAACTGCGTCCTGGCCTGCGTGCAGTGCAATCGTCGCAAAGCCAATCGCACGCCGACCCAGGCCCGAATGAATCTGGCCACGACGCCAATCCGTCCCGCCTGGCATCCTCAATACGCCTGGCCGAAGACGTCGCCCAAGAGCTGGAAGCAGTTCCTCAGCGACGCCTACTGGAACGTCGAACTGGAAGAGTAGGTGGATAGTGGGTGGTGGGTAGTGGATCGGAATCGCCGACTCACCGCCGCCGTCCAGGCCATCTACGCCCAACCCATCTCCAAGTCGGCAGCGGCCCCGCCCACGGCGGGTTAGAAGTCGATCTGGCACATCATGGCGACGATGTTGGTGCTGCTGGGGCCGTAGTAGGGTTGCCCGGGCGCCTGGTACTTCGAGTTCGCGCGGATGTAGTTGAACGCGATTTTCCAGTTCGGGTTGATGAACCAGTTCACGCCGACGGTGTAGTCGTTGAGCGTTCCACCGCGGATGTTTTTGTCGTTGAGATCGAGGTACGAGATCCGCCCGGCCAATTCCCAAGCTCCCCAGCCCCCTTCGCCTCCGCGGGGATCGAAGTCGTGGAAGGGCATCACGCGGTCGATGGCTCCCGCCTTACGGTCGTAGGGGCGATGCTCGCCGGTCAGGAAGTAACCCACCTGTCCGTAAACGCCCCACAGCGTCGCCGTCGACCCGCCCGACTGGCTCACGAAGTTCGCCATCGCTTCGCTCTGGAATGACAGCGGGCCGTTGACCCACAGGACTTCCTTGCCGATGACGTTGAAGACATTGACGTTGGTCAGCGCCCCGGTATTCACGAGCGGAGGCGTTCCGTTGAAGGCGCCGGGAGCTGGCTGCTGGCTGGTGCCGACGGCGCCGGCCGCGTTCTGCCCGATGTAGAGCTCCGGAATGGTGCGGAACGACGTGGAATGATTGGGGGGAGCATTCAGGTAGTGTCCGAGCCCGGCGTGCAGATAGCATCTGCCATTTGAAGCTTCGTCCCAGTAGGGGAGCCAGGTGATGCGCTCGGCCGTGCCGACGCCGCCCGCATTGGCGATCGAATCGCCGAACTGGTCCTGGCCGGTGGTGAAGACCGACGCCGCCCAGGTCGCGGTGAGATCTTCGTTTTTGTCATAGAAGCCGACGCCCAGG harbors:
- a CDS encoding PVC-type heme-binding CxxCH protein → MSWFTRSVWLSALLVTVAANAAEPLKLSLRAKEQVGPAVQGWNAVEKPATWDPARTALVICDMWDKHWCPNSTLRVGQMAGRMNEVVAAARKQGVLIIHCPSDTLDFYKDHPARKRAQAAPVVEAKRPLERWCRIDPEREPALPIDDTDGGCDCDEPVKNYKAWSRQIAAIEIRDEDAITDSAEAYYLMRQRRIENVLVMGVHTNMCVLGRPFSIRQMVYQGLNVALVRDLTDTMYNPAKAPFVSHFTGTDLVVDHIEKFWCPTITSDQLAGGEPFRFPTDTRPHVAILLGEEEYQTATTLPKFAAEHLGKYYRVTLLFLDEKSKTRFPGLEAIKDADVLFVSARRRPLIPAQMELIKSYVAAGKPVIGIRTASHAFHLRNQPAPAGLADWPTLDADVFGGSYSNHHGHNLKSTVWPLAEAKDHPILKGIPQAEFTGGGGLYQTSPLKPGATELIRGKVAGVEQQEPVAWTFTRKDGGKSFYTSLGHIDDFQRPEFVALLQNAIAWAADSGKQKAEGQTKTDSGWRTLKVPGTWNDLDPQRLRDYDGFAWYRCGISVPATWKSRSLYLYVENVDNACETFFNGVKIGVSGKLPPEYESGLVSNQHRYVVPPEIVKTDAPNIVAIRVYDHDGNAGFKGIAPSLIGGNEAISTTGEWQFRTGDDLAWAKETPTELPNFNSVGPVPKLSPFATVIRRQVQDKPLTPQQSMDLFKVPDDLEVELVLSEPLVAQPLFMNFDERGRLWVLQYLQYPEPAGLKLLSKDQWWRAVYDKVPEPPPHGVKGRDKITIHEDTDGDGKFDAHKTFVDGLNIATAFAQGRGGVFVLNPPYLLFYPDKDRDDIPDGDPEVLLTGFGLEDTHSVINSLRWGPDGWLYAAQGSTVSANVKRPGEKNGVFTQGQNIWRYHPESKRYEVFSEGGGNAFGVEIDADGRIFSGHNGGNTRGFHYMQGAYLQKGFGKHGSLGNPYSFGYFPAMEHGDYARFTHNFVVYESGALPERYQGKIFAVNPITSHVIISERIPVGSTFKTKDVGMAIESADSWFRPVDIKDGPDGALYVADWYDGQLAHTANYQGGIDKDHGRIYRIQRRGLSVERREPEKKPMDLAKLSTRELLDRLDSPNRWLRQTSLRLLEDRPAQEVAAATKLDPQFAPEHSLETISLTAVDGRLAADEALALKALTQAKNPTVREWTVRLLCDNGKVSPALAGALASAARTEANIEVLCQLACSAKRLSAEQGLPVVNNLLHRSEFIDDPRFPLLVWWALEVQVLPAHDAVLALFNNPDLWREPLVEKEILPRLMRRFAATGKREDLAICAKLLKLSPGKPSTEALMRGFEEAFQGRSLTGVPPELVEALSKAGGGSLSLKIRQGDAQAIEEALGQIANEKTPAGKRMEYIQLFGEVKHPPAVNVLLDVLGKTSDDGVKAAILGSLQAYNDDRIAPAVLKQYGQITDDVRSVAQSLLVSRKNTALALLEAVERGEINAKALPVETVRKLTAHRDERVAALVKKLFGNVEGASTAEMQAQFERALAAINAGGGDPYIGKPLYLQSCGKCHQLHDQGGQIGPNLTAFKRDDSRTMLLSVINPSAEIREGFENLLAVLDDGRIVQGFLVEQDPQVVVLRNTDGQTIAVERSEIDELVPQKKSLMPEGLLKDLTEDQIRHLFAYLRSTQPLNN
- a CDS encoding HNH endonuclease; the encoded protein is MTAVLQRPTLVLNRCWQPVGVVPVARTLSLVCAGTARIVDHDYQLYSWADWASLIPADDEPFIQGVGFRLRVPEVISLTRYDRQHRGSVPFSRRNLYRRDRFTCQYCGSRPGTTELTIDHVVPRSHGGLSTWVNCVLACVQCNRRKANRTPTQARMNLATTPIRPAWHPQYAWPKTSPKSWKQFLSDAYWNVELEE
- a CDS encoding OprO/OprP family phosphate-selective porin; amino-acid sequence: MAARASRWTWGILLLVAGAAPPAFAQDDGDVSPSETRALLQRLDSLEAEVKTLRDGGVQPASHTAAALPDPGPALAESSAGYFQTPAAAPPKPKYPTVQVNGVFQAEMGFFNQDANSLHTYAPLQNNGPIQNGADFRRARLNARGSLSETVNYFFQMDFAFFGRPTFTDVWVEQTEVPLLGAVRVGQWKQPFSLEVVSSFRYTTFLERSVLFQAFTPFRHLGVGFYDKNEDLTATWAASVFTTGQDQFGDSIANAGGVGTAERITWLPYWDEASNGRCYLHAGLGHYLNAPPNHSTSFRTIPELYIGQNAAGAVGTSQQPAPGAFNGTPPLVNTGALTNVNVFNVIGKEVLWVNGPLSFQSEAMANFVSQSGGSTATLWGVYGQVGYFLTGEHRPYDRKAGAIDRVMPFHDFDPRGGEGGWGAWELAGRISYLDLNDKNIRGGTLNDYTVGVNWFINPNWKIAFNYIRANSKYQAPGQPYYGPSSTNIVAMMCQIDF